Within the Pengzhenrongella sicca genome, the region GCAAGCGTCGTGACCGCGACGGGCACCAGCGAGACGCCAAGGAGCCACCACGCGAGCCGCGGCCGCCGCACGAGCGACCTGCCCAGGAGCGGGCCGCCCGCCACGAGCAGCGCGAGCGCGAGCGGGGACATCCACGGGTGCGCCAGCAGGACGTTCGTGATCATCGGCGGTCCTTGTGCTGGTCAGCGGCGCGGGTCGCCGCCGTCGGCGGTGCGCGCCGCAACCCTACCGACGCCGGCGGGAAGTTATCCACAGCGCACGCCATCCGCCTTGACCAGCTCGCGCGTCCTTGACGAGGGTGGAGCAGCATGAGTGGCGTCAGGAGAGGGGCGGTCGACGATGAACCTGGTGCGGAGACTGACCGGGGTGCGCGCACGAGGCGACGCAGTCGCCGCACGGCAGCTGCACGATCTGCGGGCCCGCGCCCGTGCGACGCCGGGTGCGTACACGGCGGGGTTGGGGACCCCACAGCGGCCGCGATGACGTTATGTACGTAGGATCCCGCGAGTATGGGGGCGGGATCTTCGCTGCCCTGCCAGCGAAGGTTGGGCGCCGGGCCCGTCGTCACGACGAGCGGTCGTTCGCTTCGCGCGGAGTCGTCCGGCCAGGCAGCTTCGGTTCCGCGGCGCCCCGGCAGCGCGCCGCCATCACTCGTCCGGCAGGTGCTGCTGTCCCCACAGCGCCGCGCTCGTGCGGTCCGTCACGCCGAGCTGGCGGAAGACGTGCCCGACGTGCGCCTTCACGGTGCGTTCGCTGATCCCCAGCGCGCGGCCGATCTGCTTGTTGGCCAGGCCCTTGCCGAGCAGCCGCAGCACCTGCAGCTCGCGCACGCTGAGCCGATCGGCGGGCGAGGCGGTCGTGGCCGGCAGGAGCGCCCGCGCCACGCGCGGGTCGAGTGGTGCGTACCCCTGCGCGGCCGACCGCACCGCCGCGATCAGGTCGCGGGGGTCGCAGTCCTTGAGCAGGTAGCCGACGGCGCCCGCCGCGAGGGCGTCCCCGACCCGGGTGGCGTCGGAGAACGACGTGAGCACCACGACGTGCGCGTCGGCCCGCGCGGCCACGATCTGGCGCGTCGCCTCGACGCCGTCCAGCACCGGCATCGACAGGTCCATGAGCACGACGGCGGGCCGCAGGTCGGCCGCGAGCGCCACGGCCTCGGCGCCGTCGGCCGCCTGCCCGACGACGCGCATCCCGTCGGCACTGTCGACCAGGCCGGCCAGGGCGGAGCGGACCAGGTGATGGTCGTCCGCGAGCAGCACGGTCACCTCCTCCAGCACGGTCACCTCCTCGCTCATGTCGTCGCCCCGGCTGGCCGCGCGTCGGCGGCCACCGTCAGCCGCCACCGGCAGCCGTGGCCGGGCGCCGACTGCACCTCGAGCAGCGCTCCGGCCGACGTCGCGAGATCACCGAGCAGGCGCAGGCCGAAGTGCCGGGCGGCGGGCGCCGAGAGCGCCGCGGGCGCGTCGAATCCGAGCCCGTCGTCGGCCACCTCGAGCAGCACGTCGCCCCCGACCCGCGACAGGCGCACCACCACCTCGCTGGCCTGGGCGTGCACGACGGCGTTGCGCACCGTCTCCTGGGCGACGCGGTAGACCAGCTGTTCCCGCTCCGCTGCCAGCCCGAGGGTCGCGTCCTCCGCCAGCTCGAGGCGCACCGGCGTGCCCCGGGCGGCCAGGCCGCCGGCGAGGTCGACGAGCGCGGCCGCGAGCCCCGAGGTCTGCAGGCTGGGCGGGTAGATCTCGACGAGCAGCGAACGCAGGCCCTTGATGCTCGCGCGGACCGTCTGGGACGCGCCGCGCAGCGGCTCGGCGAGCTCGGGCGCGCGGGACCGCTCGGCGCGGTCCGCGGCGCCGGCCAGGGCGAACGAGGACGCGGCGAGCTCCTGGACCACGCCGTCGTGCAAGGTGGCGGCGATGCGCCGGCGCTCGTCGTCGGAGGCCTCGACCGCGCGCTGCAGGAGCACCTCGCGCTGGCGCTGCCCGCGCCGGAGCCGATCGAGCAGGGTCCAGAGCACGGGCAGCATCAGCACCACGAGCAGCAGGAGGCTCGTCACCGTGATCCCCGCGAACGCCCGCCACAGGGCGCCGGAGCGCTGCGTGACGACGTCGTAGCGGCTGTAGGTCTCGAACAGCAGCGGAGTCCCGTCCGGCGTCCACACGGGCCGGTAGACCTCGAGGAGCTTGCCCTGCCCCCGCTCGTTCACGTTCTCGGGCTTGTCGAGGTCGCTGACCTCGGCCTCGGTGGTGGGGTCGACGAGCACTGCGGCCTCGTCGTCGTCGAGCGGGAAGACCCGCCCCACGAGCCGGTCGTCGTCGGAGTAGACGATCCGGCCGGCGCCGTCCCAGACCTTCACGCGGACGATCCCGTCCCCGAGCACGCCGTCGCGCACCGCGGCATCGAGCGCCGCGAGCGCGCCGGGGTCGCCCGTGACGAGGCCGTCGAGCAGGACGGGCTGCACGACGGCGTCGGCCAAGAGGTCTGTGCGCCGGGCGGCGTCGTTCACCGCCTCCTGCTCGGCGATCCGACGGCTCGCGGTGAGACCGAGGAGGGCGACGAGCACCAGCACGATGGCGGTCGCCCCGACCAGCTGACCGAAGACGCGCCACGTCCGCACCGGGCGCTGCTCGCTCGGGACGCCGCTTCCGGCGCCGCGGCCCAGCGTGATCCACCGGAGCTCGGCAGGGGAATCGGCGGCGCGCACGTCGCTCACCCTAGGGGTGCCTGCCTCGACGTACGCGCCGCCCGAGCCCGTCGGTTCAGTCGTCGCTGCCATGACCGCCGTGATCGTCGCCGGCGTCGTGGCCGCTGCCGCCGTGGTCGTCGCCGGCGTCGTCGGTGCCGCTGTTGCCGCCGTGGTCGTCGCCGGCGTCGTGGCCCGAGTCGTCGGCCGCGTCGATGCTATCGGCCGCGTCGCGGTCGTCGCCCGGCTCGACCCGGTCGTCCCGATCGACGAGCCCGCCGTGGTCGTCCGCGACCGCCGGCGAGTTCGTCGGAGAACTTGTCGGAGAACTCGTCGGGCTCGGCGTCGCCGACGGGCTGGTGGTCGCGTCGCCCCCGACGGTTCGGTCGTCCCCGCTCTCGACCCGGTCGTCGCGCGAGGTGAGACCCCCGTCGTCGTCGAGGACGACCGCCTGGGCCGGCGGGACGACCGCGACCGACGGGCTCAGGCTGGAGTTGCCGGCAAGCCCGGCCACGGCGGGGACGGCGGCGAGAACGGCTGCTGCGGTGAACACGAGCATGCGCTTCATGGTGACTCCTTGGACGGCGTCTGTGCTGACGAGTCCTTTCTCCCTCGCCCGCGGTACGCCGCGCCATCGGACCTTGGTACTAGTACCCCTCGCGCCCGAGCCAGGCCAGCGCGCCCTGCGCCGCGACCACGCCGGTGCTGAACGAGGCCTGCAGCAGGTAGCCGCCCGTCGGCGCCTCCCAGTCCAGCATCTCGCCCGCGACGAAGGTGCCGGGCAGCCGGTTCAGCATCAGCGACTCGCCGACCTCCGCCCACGCGATGCCCCCCGCGGTCGAGATCGCCCGCTCGATCGGCATGGTCGCGCCCACCGCGACCGGCACCGCCTTGATCAGCGCGGCCATCGCGGCCGCCTCGGCCGGCATCGCGCCGCCGACCGCTTCGCGCAGCAGCGCGATCGCGACCGGTTCGAGGCCGAGCGAGCGCCGCAGCCAGTTCGAGCCGGAGTCCTTCGGCCGGCGATGCTGCAGGCGCTCAGTGAGGTGCTGGGAGGACAGGTCCGGGCGGAGATCGACCTCGAGCCGGCACGAGCCGTCGGCATCGAGGGCGGCGCGGATCGCGGCGCCGGTCGCGTAGACCGGTCCGCCCTCCAGCCCGGTCCGGGTCACCATCGCGTCCCCGCGCGCCGTCCGCCCGGCCTGGCCCGCGACGGTCAGCCCGACGTTCTTCAGCGGCGTCCCCTCGAACCGGTCCGCGAACAGGGTGGTCCAGCCGACCCGGACCCCGACGTTCGCGGCCCGCAGCGGGGCCACGGCCACGCCCGCGTCGGCGAACGGGCCGGCCCAGCCGCCGTCGGCCCCGAGCCGCGGCCACGACGCTCCCCCGAGCGCGAAGACGACGACGTCGCTCGTGACCTCGCGCACCGCGCCGTCGGCGTCGGCGAAGAGCAGCCCGGCGCGCGACTCCGTCCAGCCCGTCCAGCGCTGCCGCTTCTCGATCCGCACGCCGAGCTCGTGTAGGCGCGCCAGCCAGGCACGCAGCAGCGGCGTCGCCCGGAACGCCCGCGGGAACACGCGCCCGCTCGACCCGGCGAACGTCGGCTCGCCGAGGTCGGCGCACCACTGCCGCAGGTCGTCCGGGCCGAAGGCGGCGAGCAGCGGCGCGATCCGGTCGGCCGACTCGCCATACCGCGCGAGCATCAGGTCGCGGCCCTCGGAGTGGGTGATGTTCAACCCGCCGTGGCCGGCGAGCAGGAACTTGCGCCCGACCGACGGCATCCGCTCGTGGACCGTGACCGCCACGCCGGCCCGGGCCAGCACCTCCGCGGCGATCAGGCCCGCCGGGCCGCCGCCGATCACGCTCGCCGTGGTCATCGGCCGTCCGCCGGGGTGTCGACGACGCGGATCAGCATCCAGCGAACGTAACCCACCGGCGACGCCGCCCTGACCGTCGACCCTCACGCCTCGGGAAGCGCGGCAACCGCCTCGATCTCGACGAGCGCGCCCGGTCGCGCCGGGCTGACCGCCAGGACGGTGACGGCGGTGCGGCGGGCACCCCAGACCGCGAGGGTCGCGGCGTAGGCCTGCCCGGGGTCGACCCCGACCGCGAGGTAGATCGTCAGCTTGGCGACGTGCTCGGGCCCGGTGCCGGCCTCGGCCAGCACGGCGAGCACGTTGCGCAGCGCCTGCTCCGTCTGGGCCTCGAGCCCCTCGAGCAGCGCGCCGGAGGCATCCGTCCCGTTCTGCCCACCGACGTAGAGCGTCGGCCCGGCCGGCAGGATCATGCCGTGCGCGAACGCCGGGCTGTGGTGCAGCGAGGGCGGGTCGACCGGGGTCGGTTGGGCGCTCATGTGAGGAGCCTGCCATGCCACGCTCGCACAGTCACGGCGACGCACACTCCCGGCGACGCACAGTCCCGGCGACCCACAGTCCCGAGGGCGCACAGTCCCGAGGGCGCACGGCCCGGCAGGTTCAGGGGCGCCCTGACCGGTCGGCCAGCTCCGCGAGGACGGTGCGCAGGCGCGCGGCGAACCCCGGGGGCAGCCGCGGCGGGAGCCGGTCGACGTCGAACCAGGCGACGGCCTCGCTCTCGTCGCTCGCCGCGGGCGCGGCGCCCGGGTCGGCGAACGCCACGAAGCCGACGTCCCAGTGAACCCGGCACGCCCCGAAGCGATCGCCCAGCGCGTGCCGATCGACGTCGATCGGTGTGCCGTCGAACGGCCGCAGGTCGACCAGGCCGCTCTCCTCCCGGGCCTCGCGGTGGGCCGCCGCGGCGACGGAGGCGTCGCCGGGCTCCACGTGCCCGCCGAGCTGCACCCAGAACTGGCCCTTGCGGTGCAGGCACAGCAGCACCCGGGACAGGTCGGGCGTCAGCACGAAGCAGCTTCCCGTCAGGTGCTCGGGTCCCGCGTGCCGGTCGAGCGCGGACGCGTCCGCCAAGCGCAGGAAGGTCTCGTACTCGCTCTTCAGCACCACCTGGGCCGGGGCGACCGGGGTCCACGCCTGCAGGGTCGCGAGGATCTCGCGCGCGGGGGTCGGCACGTCGGGGGTCGG harbors:
- a CDS encoding RidA family protein, whose translation is MSAQPTPVDPPSLHHSPAFAHGMILPAGPTLYVGGQNGTDASGALLEGLEAQTEQALRNVLAVLAEAGTGPEHVAKLTIYLAVGVDPGQAYAATLAVWGARRTAVTVLAVSPARPGALVEIEAVAALPEA
- a CDS encoding BaiN/RdsA family NAD(P)/FAD-dependent oxidoreductase; its protein translation is MTTASVIGGGPAGLIAAEVLARAGVAVTVHERMPSVGRKFLLAGHGGLNITHSEGRDLMLARYGESADRIAPLLAAFGPDDLRQWCADLGEPTFAGSSGRVFPRAFRATPLLRAWLARLHELGVRIEKRQRWTGWTESRAGLLFADADGAVREVTSDVVVFALGGASWPRLGADGGWAGPFADAGVAVAPLRAANVGVRVGWTTLFADRFEGTPLKNVGLTVAGQAGRTARGDAMVTRTGLEGGPVYATGAAIRAALDADGSCRLEVDLRPDLSSQHLTERLQHRRPKDSGSNWLRRSLGLEPVAIALLREAVGGAMPAEAAAMAALIKAVPVAVGATMPIERAISTAGGIAWAEVGESLMLNRLPGTFVAGEMLDWEAPTGGYLLQASFSTGVVAAQGALAWLGREGY
- a CDS encoding sensor histidine kinase, whose amino-acid sequence is MAATTEPTGSGGAYVEAGTPRVSDVRAADSPAELRWITLGRGAGSGVPSEQRPVRTWRVFGQLVGATAIVLVLVALLGLTASRRIAEQEAVNDAARRTDLLADAVVQPVLLDGLVTGDPGALAALDAAVRDGVLGDGIVRVKVWDGAGRIVYSDDDRLVGRVFPLDDDEAAVLVDPTTEAEVSDLDKPENVNERGQGKLLEVYRPVWTPDGTPLLFETYSRYDVVTQRSGALWRAFAGITVTSLLLLVVLMLPVLWTLLDRLRRGQRQREVLLQRAVEASDDERRRIAATLHDGVVQELAASSFALAGAADRAERSRAPELAEPLRGASQTVRASIKGLRSLLVEIYPPSLQTSGLAAALVDLAGGLAARGTPVRLELAEDATLGLAAEREQLVYRVAQETVRNAVVHAQASEVVVRLSRVGGDVLLEVADDGLGFDAPAALSAPAARHFGLRLLGDLATSAGALLEVQSAPGHGCRWRLTVAADARPAGATT
- a CDS encoding response regulator; its protein translation is MSEEVTVLEEVTVLLADDHHLVRSALAGLVDSADGMRVVGQAADGAEAVALAADLRPAVVLMDLSMPVLDGVEATRQIVAARADAHVVVLTSFSDATRVGDALAAGAVGYLLKDCDPRDLIAAVRSAAQGYAPLDPRVARALLPATTASPADRLSVRELQVLRLLGKGLANKQIGRALGISERTVKAHVGHVFRQLGVTDRTSAALWGQQHLPDE
- a CDS encoding NUDIX hydrolase; translation: MVQSPDAQNPDVPTPDVPTPAREILATLQAWTPVAPAQVVLKSEYETFLRLADASALDRHAGPEHLTGSCFVLTPDLSRVLLCLHRKGQFWVQLGGHVEPGDASVAAAAHREAREESGLVDLRPFDGTPIDVDRHALGDRFGACRVHWDVGFVAFADPGAAPAASDESEAVAWFDVDRLPPRLPPGFAARLRTVLAELADRSGRP